A single region of the Vanessa tameamea isolate UH-Manoa-2023 chromosome 18, ilVanTame1 primary haplotype, whole genome shotgun sequence genome encodes:
- the LOC113400982 gene encoding uncharacterized protein LOC113400982, with protein MSGYLEVKYPFKSNLGLNPFKSWKRQWCILRPSPMSAGGGSLAVYCSEAGSPAGTVELRSGCIVKRAKSRTRPHAFAVFSIEEPCKPRILLAAQSLQEAQHWMDKIRDLLNGDKLLGTESLLKDSYSVTIIPTELSRKCVITGDNNVTLSSTGLMVSRPQTTDMMIRWQHITDVLQTRESGDKSKICVLSIDSGFNGGGEMKFSSALSGELAGELAGAVRQALRERARAPPLSRSQPDLTAVCHEMGELRRSSWYSGPSEVSLDDTDLIMSKEARRIPSGQLARTRARRLLRASLAELVSFDDGAADRRSLASVSSGVYEEITEEAAPREEHTYESVADCVYATWRRTGKRHPPPLPPRTPALTMKLGETWGCAGDGVTRHSSLGSLHHKPTRPAKPFSVFRKRLKSDSRIATSPKSETAKDKDVETKKKKFDFTPTRDIFKSFKVSRKMKNLKITSGGLTKGETKSCEFLDETQHVTANRCSKSVECLDGGDGFDEFGGPLALVPPALVQLILRAPELAESEYMPMSPIAPAAGEHHYMVMSPRPKLA; from the exons ATGTCTGGTTATTTGGAGGTGAAGTATCCCTTTAAATCGAATCTGGGACTGAATCCTTTCAAG tcGTGGAAAAGACAATGGTGTATTCTTCGGCCGAGTCCGATGAGTGCTGGTGGTGGTTCGCTAGCTGTGTACTGCAGCGAGGCGGGGTCTCCTGCAGGGACGGTTGAATTACGTTCTGGTTGTATCGTAAAACGTGCGAAATCTCGTACGCGACCTCATGCATTCGCCGTGTTCTCTATCGAGGAGCCGTGCAAGCCTCGGATCTTATTGGCGGCACAGAGCCTCCAAGAAGCGCAACATTGGATGGATAAAATCAGAGACTTATTAAACGGCGACAAGCTTCTAG GCACAGAATCATTGCTTAAAGATTCTTATTCAGTGACGATCATACCTACCGAATTGTCACGTAAATGTGTTATAACTGGTGACAACAATGTAACATTATCGTCGACCGGTCTGATGGTTTCTCGTCCACAAACCACAGACATGATGATACGTTGGCAACACATTACTGATGTTCTCCAGACCAGAGAGAGCGGAGATAAGAGCAAAATATGTGTGCTCAGTATTGATAG TGGTTTCAACGGTGGCGGGGAGATGAAATTCAGCAGCGCACTCTCGGGGGAGCTGGCTGGCGAGCTGGCGGGTGCGGTGCGGCAGGCGCTGCGGGAGCGAGCTCGGGCTCCGCCACTGAGCCGCAGTCAACCCGATCTGACAGCGGTGTGTCATGAAATGG GCGAATTACGTCGCAGCAGCTGGTACAGCGGGCCATCTGAAGTGTCCCTCGATGACACCGATCTCATTATGTCTAAG GAGGCGCGCCGCATCCCGAGCGGGCAGCTGGCCCgcacgcgcgcgcgccgcctgcTGCGCGCCTCGCTGGCCGAGCTCGTCTCCTTCGACGACGG CGCGGCCGACCGCCGCTCGCTGGCGTCCGTGTCGTCCGGAGTGTACGAGGAGATCACAGAGGAGGCGGCGCCGCGGGAGGAGCACACGTATGAATCGGTGGCGGACTGCGTGTACGCCACGTGGCGCCGCACCGGCAAGCGGCACCCGCCCCCCCTGCCGCCGCGCACGCCCGCTCT CACTATGAAGCTGGGCGAGACGTGGGGCTGCGCCGGCGACGGTGTCACGCGGCACTCGTCGCTGGGCTCGCTGCACCACAAACCCACCCGGCCCGCCAAACCCTTCAGCGTGTTCAG aAAAAGACTCAAAAGCGACTCCCGCATAGCAACATCACCGAAATCGGAAACGGCCAAGGATAAGGACGTCGAGACGAAAAAGAAAAAGTTCGACTTCACGCCCACGCGGGATATATTCAAGAGCTTCAAGGTGAGTCGGAAGATGAAGAACCTCAAAATCACCTCGGGCGGCCTCACGAAGGGCGAGACGAAGAGCTGCGAGTTCCTCGACGAGACGCAGCACGTCACGGCCAACCGCTGCTCCAAGTCCGTGGAGTGCCTGGACGGCGGCGACGGCTTCGACGAGTTCGGCGGGCCGCTGGCGCTGGTGCCGCCGGCGCTGGTGCAGCTCATCCTGCGCGCGCCCGAGCTGGCGGAGAGCGAGTACATGCCCATGTCGCCCATCGCGCCGGCCGCCGGCGAGCACCACTACATGGTCATGTCGCCGCGCCCCAAGCTGGCCTGA
- the LOC113400983 gene encoding beta-hexosaminidase subunit beta-like, translating into MLKWIITAVCFGSIFVDSFWVVKPGPKYPPTKGEVWPKPQYETKENTFYTFNPSHFKVKILDQTCDILTNAIERYSYIVKSKIGGRNRNIKIRSHRKHNELHRGMLSELDITLSAPCEEYPYLDMDESYNLTVSATSKLYSSSIWGVLRGLETFAQLFYLSDDRNEIRINTTQISDFPRYKHRGLLLDTSRHYITISNILKTLDAMTMNKMNVFHWHIVDDQSFPYQSEIFPELSEKGAYDSSMVYTKEDIERIVQYARERGIRVIPEFDVPGHTVSWGNSHPSLLTECYEGEEVIGMGPMDPTKNTTYKLLRDLFQEVQTWFPDKYFHVGGDEVQLDCWKSNPELRQYMKRNNLTAADLHTLFMRNVIPLLAENSKPIVWQEVFDEGVTLSKDTLIQVWKYNWISEMISILYSGQKLLFSSTWYLDSITSQWTDFYVFDPRKMVYDVMQNQTLLEGIVGGEACMWGEMVDDRNVLNRVWPRASAVAERLWSAPTYHIISKSSIPIEAYHRIEEHTCRMIRRGIDAQPPSGPGFCVV; encoded by the exons ATGTTAAAATGGATTATCACTGCGGTGTGCTTTGGAAGTATTTTTGTAGACAGTTTTTGGGTGGTCAAGCCTGGCCCGAAGTATCCTCCTACAAAGGGTGAGGTCTGGCCAAAACCACAATATGAAACTAAAGAAAACACATTTTATACATTCAACCCTTCACATTTTAAAGTTAAG ATTTTAGATCAGACCTGCGATATATTAACAAATGCAATCGAGAGGTACTCGtatattgtaaaaagtaaaatcgGTGGAAGAaatcgtaatattaaaatacgctCTCACCGGAAACACAATGAGTTGCACAGAGGGATGTTGAGTGAGCTGGATATTACTTTGTCAGCGCCTTGCGAGGAATATCCTTACCTGGACATGGATGAAAGTT ataatcttACCGTTTCGGCGACGTCAAAACTCTACAGTTCATCAATATGGGGTGTACTTCGGGGTCTTGAAACTTTTGCGCAGCTTTTTTATTTGTCGGACGATCGAAAT GAAATACGCATAAATACTACTCAAATCAGTGATTTTCCTCGATACAAACACAGGGGCTTATTATTAGATACGTCTCGACACTATATTACGATATCCAATATACTCAAGACTTTGGATGCGATGACGatgaataaaatgaatgttttccATTGGCACATCGTTGATGACCAAAGTTTTCCTTATCAAAGTGAAATATTCCCCGAATTAag CGAAAAGGGTGCTTATGACTCGTCGATGGTGTATACGAAAGAAGACATAGAAAGGATAGTTCAATATGCAAGGGAACGAGGCATTCGAGTGATACCAGAGTTTGACGTTCCtg gacATACAGTTTCTTGGGGTAATTCGCATCCCAGCTTACTCACAGAGTGTTATGAGGGAGAAGAAGTAATCGGTATGGGACCGATGGATCCAACTAAAAATACAACGTATAAACTTCTACGAGATCTCTTCCAAGAAGTTCAAACATGGTTTCCAGACAAATACTTCCACGTTGGTGGTGATGAGGTTCAATTAGATTGTtg gaAATCGAATCCAGAACTCAGACAATATATGAAAAGAAACAACTTGACAGCGGCGGATTtgcatacattatttatgaGGAATGTGATTCCACTCTTGGCAGAAAATTCAAAACCAATCGTTTGgcag gaagTATTTGACGAAGGAGTAACTCTATCGAAAGATACCCTTATACAAGTCTGGAAATATAACTGGATCAGTGAAATGATATCG ATTCTTTATTCTGGACAAAAGCTTCTATTCTCTTCAACATGGTATCTTGACTCCATTACCTCGCAATGGACTGACTTTTATGTATTTGATCCTCGCAAAATGGTGTACGACGTAATGCAAAACCAGACTTTGCTGGAGGGTATTGTCGGGGGTGAAGCTTGCATGTGGGGTGAAATGGTGGACGATAGAAATGTGTTAAATAG GGTATGGCCACGAGCTAGTGCTGTTGCTGAAAGACTTTGGAGTGCTCCAACCTACCATATAATATCGAAATCTTCCATTCCCATCGAAGCCTACCACCGAATAGAGGAACACACGTGCCGCATGATACGACGAGGCATTGACGCCCAGCCACCTTCGGGTCCTGGATTTTGTGTAGTTTAA
- the LOC113400985 gene encoding ER membrane protein complex subunit 7 — MLRFEHSIAIFVCIIANVFCALNSVEEDVGTGKYVIEGRVFPADDQDLSTWQVDTRIHVNGGEYIGFIKDDGSFTIYNVPTGSYVVEIVNPDYMYEPIRVEINSKGKYRARKVNYIQTSQVIQVPYPLRMKAITKFRYFQMREQWRLTDFLFNPMVIMMVLPLLLIMILPKMMNDPETKEDLKQISNMAKMSELPEMSEMFTSLFSGGAATKANVKAKQIKKRQ; from the coding sequence ATGCTCCGATTTGAACACTCAATAGCTATCTTTGTGTGTATTATTGCCAATGTTTTCTGTGCATTAAATTCTGTTGAAGAAGATGTGGGGACTGGAAAGTACGTTATTGAAGGACGAGTGTTCCCAGCTGACGACCAAGACTTATCAACTTGGCAAGTGGATACTAGAATTCACGTAAATGGAGGCGAATACATTGGCTTCATTAAAGACGATGGTTCTTTCACAATATACAATGTCCCAACAGGATCTTATGTGGTTGAAATCGTAAATCCAGATTACATGTATGAGCCAATCAGAGTCGAAATTAACTCAAAGGGCAAATATAGAGCTCGTAAAGTGAATTACATACAGACCTCACAAGTTATTCAAGTGCCATACCCATTGAGAATGAAAGCAATAACTAAATTTCGTTATTTCCAAATGCGTGAACAATGGAGATTAACTGACTTTTTATTCAACCCAATGGTGATCATGATGGTGTTacctttattattaatcatgatTCTGCCTAAAATGATGAATGATCCAGAAACCAAAGAAGACTTAAAGCAAATTAGTAATATGGCTAAGATGTCCGAGTTACCTGAGATGTCAGAGATGTTTACTTCTCTGTTCAGTGGAGGAGCTGCCACTAAAGCCAATGTCAAAGCTAAACAAATTAAGAAGAGACAGtag